From one Stigmatopora nigra isolate UIUO_SnigA chromosome 8, RoL_Snig_1.1, whole genome shotgun sequence genomic stretch:
- the trip12 gene encoding E3 ubiquitin-protein ligase TRIP12 isoform X1: MSNRPNSNPGGSLRRSQRNTAAAQPQDHTVAGRLQSEQVKQKANSPPESKRPISKGSKATSSSAPGQSRGHGSKRSALALSLASFVLQDDQEAAGTSEQERQSHQSKSEGTRGLKRSQALDHISTLGPTPSKKAKSLSLPRDNTSEIRKGSAKKRPLPAEAPASSGRGQAKKSGATGASPVQRRKKADSQPGLSSTTVSLPNRTEGRTVKPSKLASKSAASAKAGCSNVTDSSSSASTSSSSSTTNSAIAPGARVKQGKDQTKARRSRSASSPSPRRSTRDKEQTKSASSSKFEWATRFNPKVNLTKPKLSLTGSAKTETSKPGPSGLQAKLARLRESTKKRSESPPAELPSFRRSTRQKTTGSCASTSRRGSGLGKRGAADARRQEKMADSDNNQDGANSSAARTDEASQGASASSSVPGAVGMTTSGESESDDSEMGRLQALLEARGLPPHLFGPLGPRMSQLFHRTIGSGASSKAQQLLQGLQATGDESQQLQAAIEMCQLLVMGNEETLGGFPVKSVVPALITLLQMEHNFDIMNHASRALTYMMEALPRSSAVVVDAIPVFLEKLKVIQFIDVAEQALTALEMLSRRHSKAILQAGGLADCLLYLEFFSINAQRNALAIAANCCQSITADEFHFVADSLPLLTQRLTLQDKKSVESTCLCFARLVDNFQHEENLLQEVASRDLLTNIQQLLVVTPPILSSGMFIMVVRMFSLMCSNCPCLAVQLMKQNIAETLRFLLCGASNGSCQEQIELVPRSPQELYELTSLICELMPCLPREGIFAVDVMLKKGSAQTTEGVIWQWRDDRGLWHPYNRIDSRIIETAHQNGEDEISLSTLGRVYTIDFNSMQQINEDTGTARGIQRKPNPLANPNSGNHQEVRREDARAQLMKEDPELAKCFIKTLFGVLYEVYSSSAGPAVRHKCLRAILRIIYFADAELLKDVLRNHAVSSHIASMLSSQDLKIVVGSLQMAEILMQKLPDVFSVYFRREGVMHQVKNLAESESFLVTSPPKACPSSSTSLCTTTISTASTTTSNNATPDLGSPSFQHSMDDSLDLSPQGRLSDVLKRKRLPKRGPRRPKYSPPRDDDKVDNQAKSPTSTQSPKSSFLASLNPKTWGKLGAQTNNANSEPSRIAGVSGLARAPPKDSISNNRDKIKAWIKEQASKFVERYFNSENVDGSNPALNVLQRLCTATEQLNLQVDGGLECLSEISSIVSESDVSSFEIQHSGLVKQLLLYLTSHTDRDLLSRDLRLKRFLHVFIGCPVPGTEPVSCLDPTENGPFLALVHKMNSCLSQMEQFPVKVHDFPSGNGNGSRGSQALKFFNTHQLKCQLQRHPDCTNVKQWKGGPVKIDPLALVQAIERYLVVRGYGRIREEDEDSDDDGSDDEIDESLAAQFLNSGSVRHRLQFYIGEHLLPYNMTVYQAVRQYSLQAEEERESTDDEANPLGRAGIWTKTHTIWYKPVREDEDVSKDTVGGKRGRAQTAPTKTSPRNAKKQDELWHDGVCPNVISPLETYLTSEPPETITFDDPSLDVNLLLRVLHSISRYWFYLHDNAVCKEIIPTSEFINSKLTAKANRQLQDPLVIMTGNIPTWLIELGKTCPFFFPFDTRQMLFYVTAFDRDRAMQRLLDTNPEINQSDSQDSRVAPRLDRKKRTINRDELLKQAESVMQDLGSSRAMLEIQYENEVGTGLGPTLEFYALVSQELQRADLGLWRGEEITLTNPKGNQEGTKYMFSTRGLFAVPFGRTTKPAHIAKIKMKFRFLGKLMAKAIMDFRLLDLPLGLPFFKWMLRHETSINSHDLVNIDPDVAKSILHLEDIVRQKKRLEQDRSQTRETLKQALESLNMNGCSVEDLGLDFTLPGFPNIELKKGGKDVPVTIYNLEEYLRLVVYWTLNEGVSRQFESFREGFESVFPLQHLQYFYPEELDQLLCGSKSETWDVKTLMECCRPDHGYTHDSRAVRFLFEVLSSFDAEQQRLFLQFVTGSPRLPVGGFRSLNPPLTIVRKTFESTENPDEFLPSVMTCVNYLKLPDYSSIEIMREKLLMAAREGQQSFHLS; this comes from the exons ATGTCCAACCGGCCTAATTCCAATCCAGGGGGGTCACTGCGCCGTTCACAGAGGAACACTGCTGCGGCCCAGCCACAAGACCATACAGTTGCAGGAAG GTTGCAGTCAGAGCAGGTCAAACAAAAAGCAAATTCCCCTCCTGAAAGCAAAAGGCCTATATCTAAGGGTTCCAAAGCCACAAGCAGCTCAGCCCCTGGCCAGTCCAGAGGGCACGGCTCAAAAAG AAGCGCACTTGCCCTATCTTTGGCATCATTTGTACTGCAAGACGATCAAGAGGCTGCAGGGACATCTGAACAAGAGCGACAAAGCCACCAGTCCAAGAGCGAAGGCACCCGAGGACTTAAACGAAGTCAAGCTCTTGACCACATTAGCACCTTAGGACCGACaccatcaaaaaaggccaaatccTTGTCGTTACCCAGAGATAATACCTCGGAGATCAGAAAAGGCTCTGCAAAGAAGAGGCCACTTCCTGCAGAAGCACCTGCATCGTCAGGTAGAGGACAAGCTAAGAAAAGTGGGGCCACTGGAGCCTCACCAGTCCAGAGACGGAAGAAAGCAGATTCTCAACCTGGTCTAAGTAGCACCACGGTGTCCCTCCCCAATCGTACCGAGGGCAGAACTGTTAAACCCAGCAAGCTGGCGTCAAAATCGGCCGCCTCAGCCAAAGCTGGGTGCAGCAACGTGACAGACTCTTCCTCTTCTGCCTCaacatcctcctcctcttccactACAAACAGTGCTATTGCTCCAGGTGCCCGAGTCAAACAGGGCAAAGACCAGACTAAAGCACGCCGCTCTCGCTCTGCTTCAAGCCCCTCTCCTCGTCGTAGTACCCGTGACAAGGAACAGACAAAGTCTGCCAGCTCTTCAAAGTTTGAGTGGGCAACACGCTTTAACCCAAAGGTCAACCTAACAAAACCCAAACTGTCTCTAACTGGATCGGCCAAAACTGAGACCTCCAAACCAGGGCCGTCTGGATTACAAGCTAAACTAGCAC GTTTGAGAGAATCCACTAAAAAGCGCAGCGAGTCTCCTCCAGCAGAGCTCCCCAGCTTTCGGCGGAGCACACGCCAGAAGACCACGGGCTCCTGTGCCAGCACAAG TCGGCGGGGCTCAGGCCTGGGCAAGCGTGGAGCAGCTGACGCTCGCCGACAGGAGAAAATGGCTGACTCTGACAACAACCAGGATGGAGCTAATTCGTCGGCTGCTCGCACTGATGAGGCATCACAGGGTGCCTCAG CATCGAGTTCAGTTCCTGGAGCTGTAGGCATGACCACCTCAGGGGAGAGTGAATCTGATGATTCAGAAATGGGAAGGCTTCAAG cttTGCTGGAGGCCAGGGGTCTACCTCCTCATCTATTTGGCCCTCTGGGACCACGGATGTCACAGCTTTTTCACAGGACCATAGGCAGTGGTGCCA GCTCCAAGGCTCAGCAGTTACTGCAAGGCCTACAGGCCACAGGTGACGAATCTCAGCAGCTTCAAGCTGCCATTGAGATGTGTCAGCTGTTAGTAATGGGCAATGAAGAAACACTTGGTGGATTCCCTGTCAAGAGTGTGGTGCCTGCTTTg ATAACACTGTTGCAAATGGAGCATAATTTTGACATT ATGAATCATGCCTCCCGTGCACTCACATACATGATGGAGGCCCTCCCTCGGTCCTCAGCTGTAGTGGTCGATGCTATTCCAGTCTTCCTGGAGAAG CTTAAGGTGATCCAGTTTATTGACGTAGCTGAGCAGGCCCTGACTGCCCTGGAGATGCTGTCTAGGCGACATAGCAAAGCAATTTTGCAGGCT GGGGGGCTTGCTGACTGCCTGCTCTACCTAGAATTCTTTAGCATCAATGCACAGAGGAATGCGCTGGCCATAGCTGCCAACTGTTGCCAGAGTATTACAGCTGATGAGTTCCACTTTGTTGCTGATTCTTTGCCACTGTTGACACAGAGACTTACACTTCAG GACAAAAAGTCTGTGGAGAGCACTTGCCTCTGTTTTGCCAGACTTGTGGACAATTTCCAACATGAAGAG aaCCTGCTGCAAGAAGTGGCATCACGAGACCTTTTGACCAACATTCAGCAGCTGCTAGTAGTGACACCTCCTATACTTAGTTCTGGGATGTTCATCATGGTTGTGCGGATGTTTTCCCTCATGTGTTCCAACTGCCCCTGCTTGGCGGTTCAGCTCATGAAACAAA ACATTGCCGAAACATTACGCTTCCTCTTGTGCGGAGCATCAAATGGCAGCTGCCAGGAACAGATTGAACTTGTACCTCGGAGTCCTCAAGAGCTCTACGAATTGACTTCCCTTATATG TGAGCTGATGCCCTGCTTGCCTCGAGAGGGCATTTTTGCAGTTGATGTTATGCTGAAGAAGGGCAGTGCCCAAACAACAGAAGGAGTTATATGGCAATGGAGGGATGATAGAGGCCTTTGGCATCCTTACAATCGCATTGATAGCCGGATTATTGAG ACAGCCCACCAGAATGGGGAAGATGAAATCAGCTTGTCAACTCTGGGTCGTGTGTATACAATTGACTTTAACTCTATGCAGCAGATTAATGAAGACACGGGAACAGCACGTGGCATACAGAGGAAGCCAAATCCACTCGCAAATCCAAACTCCG GGAATCACCAAGAAGTCAGGCGTGAAGATGCAAGAGCTCAGCTGATGAAGGAAGATCCTGAGCTGGCCAAATGTTTTATCAAAACGTTATTTGGCGTCTTGTATGAAGTGTACAGCTCCTCTGCTGGACCTGCAGTTAGACATAAGTGCCTTAGAGCCATCCTCAGGATAATTTACTTTGCTGACGCAGAGCTACTGAAGGATGTGTTGAGGAACCATGCAGTGTCCAG TCACATTGCCTCCATGCTATCCAGCCAGGATCTGAAGATTGTAGTGGGTTCTCTGCAAATGGCTGAGATCCTCATGCAGAAACTGCCTGATGTcttcagtgtttattttaggAGAGAAG GTGTCATGCATCAGGTTAAAAACCTTGCAGAGTCAGAGAGCTTTCTAGTTACTAGCCCCCCTAAGGCTTGTcccagtagtagtactagtttgTGTACTACCACCATCAGCACAGCATCTACCACAACCTCCAATAATGCAACTCCTGACCTTGGTTCTCCAAGCTTCCAGCATAGCATGGATGACTCACTGGACCTCAGTCCCCAAGG GAGGTTAAGTGATGTTCTAAAGAGAAAACGGCTTCCAAAAAGAGGTCCCAGAAGGCCCAAATACTCACCACCGAGGGATGATGATAAAGTAGACAATCAGG ctaaAAGTCCCACGAGTACTCAGTCACCCAAATCATCCTTTTTGGCTAGTCTCAATCCTAAAACATGGGGCAAACTTGGTGCCCAAACCAATAATGCCAACTCTGAGCCCTCGCGTATAGCTGGGGTGAGTGGTCTGGCAAGGGCGCCTCCCAAGGACTCCATTTCAAATAACAG AGACAAAATCAAGGCCTGGATCAAAGAGCAGGCCAGCAAGTTTGTAGAGCGGTACTTCAACTCTGAAAATGTGGATGGCAGCAATCCTGCATTGAATGTACTTCAGAGACTTTGCACAGCCACTGAGCAGCTCAACCTTCAG GTGGATGGTGGTTTGGAGTGTCTTTCTGAGATCTCCAGTATTGTTTCAGAATCTGATGTCTCCTCTTTTGAGATCCAGCACAGTGGGCTGGTGAAACAGCTCCTGCTTTACCTAACCTCCCACACAGACAGGGATTTGCTTAGTCGAGACTTGAGACTAAAACGGTTTCTCCATGTCTTTATTGGCTGCCCG GTCCCTGGAACAGAGCCGGTAAGTTGTCTGGACCCCACAGAAAATGGGCCTTTCTTAGCACTGGTTCACAAAATGAACAGCTGCCTAAGTCAAATGGAACAGTTCCCTGTCAAGGTGCACGATTTTCCCAGCGGTAATGGTAATGGAAGCAG aggcTCACAGGCACTTAAATTCTTCAACACACATCAGCTCAAATGTCAACTGCAAAGGCATCCAGACTGCACTAATGTTAAACAGTGGAAAGGTGGCCCTGTAAAGATAGACCCTCTTGCTCTGGTGCAAGCTATTGAGAGATACCTTGTTGTTAGGG GGTATGGCCGAATTAGagaagaagatgaagacagTGATGATGATGGTTCAGACGATGAAATAGATGAGTCATTG GCTGCCCAGTTCCTGAACTCAGGCAGTGTACGTCATAGGCTGCAATTCTACATTGGTGAACACTTGCTGCCATACAACATGACAGTTTATCAGGCTGTGCGACAGTACAGTCTTCAGGCAGAAGAAGAAAGGGAGTCAACAGATGATGAGGCTAATCCACTCGGGCGAGCAGGCATCTGGACCAAAACGCACACTATATG gtatAAGCCAGTTAGAGAAGATGAGGATGTCAGTAAAGATACTGTGGGGGGAAAGAGGGGCAGAGCCCAGACTGCTCCCACCAAAACCTCCCCTCGCAATGCTAAGAAACAGGATGAGCTGTGGCATG ATGGCGTATGTCCCAATGTCATCAGTCCCTTAGAGACATACCTCACTTCAGAGCCTCCAGAAACCATAACCTTTGACGACCCCTCCTTGGATGTCAACCTGCTGTTGAGAGTCCTGCACTCAATCAGTAGATATTGGTTCTACTTGCATGAC AATGCTGTATGTAAAGAAATCATCCCAACTAGTGAATTCATCAACAGTAAGTTGACTGCCAAAGCCAACCGTCAACTCCAAGACCCCCTCGTAATTATGACGGGGAACATACCAACTTGGCTCATTGAGCTCGGAAAGActtg CCCTTTCTTCTTTCCTTTTGATACGCGGCAAATGTTGTTCTATGTAACTGCTTTTGACCGTGACCGAGCCATGCAGCGCTTGCTGGACACAAATCCTGAGATTAACCAATCAGATTCTCAGGACAGTAGAGTTGCGCCACGTCTTGACAGAAAAAAG AGGACAATAAACCGTGATGAACTGCTCAAACAGGCCGAGTCTGTAATGCAGGACCTTGGTAGTTCACGTGCTATGTTGGAGATTCAGTATGAGAACGAG GTGGGCACAGGCCTCGGTCCCACTTTAGAGTTCTACGCTCTAGTTTCTCAGGAGCTCCAGCGAGCTGACCTTGGGTTGTGGAGGGGTGAAGAGATTACGCTGACCAATCCGAAAG GAAACCAAGAAGGTACCAAGTACATGTTCAGTACAAGAGGACTCTTTGCTGTTCCATTTGGCAGGACAACGAAACCAGCGCACATAGCCAAAATCAAAATGAAGTTCCGCTTCTTGGGGAAACTCATGGCCAAAGCCATCATGGATTTCAGACTG CTGGACCTCCCGCTCggattgccattttttaagtgGATGTTGCGGCATGAGACGTCTATAAACTCCCATGATCTGGTCAACATTGATCCAGATGTTGCAAAATCCATCCTGCACTTGGAGGATATTGTTCGTCAGAAGAAGAGACTTGAACAGGATCGTTCACAG ACAAGAGAGACGTTAAAGCAGGCGCTGGAGAGCCTGAACATGAACGGCTGCTCAGTGGAGGATTTGGGTTTAGACTTCACACTCCCAGGATTCCCCAATATTGAGCTGAAAAAAGGTGGAAAAGACGTGCCTGTCACCATCTACAACCTTGAGGAGTATCTCAGG TTGGTAGTGTACTGGACTCTCAATGAAGGAGTATCAAGACAGTTCGAATCTTTTAGGGAAGGCTTTGAGTCAGTCTTTCCACTACAGCATCTGCAGTATTTCTATCCAGAAGAG CTTGACCAGTTGCTGTGCGGCAGTAAGTCGGAGACCTGGGACGTCAAGACGTTGATGGAGTGTTGTCGGCCGGATCACGGCTACACACACGACAG CCGGGCCGTACGATTCCTTTTCGAAGTGTTGAGTAGTTTTGATGCCGAACAACAAAGACTTTTTCTGCAGTTTGTCACGGGAAGTCCAAGATTGCCTGTTGGAG GTTTCCGCAGCCTGAACCCCCCTCTGACGATTGTGAGGAAGACTTTTGAGTCAACGGAGAACCCAGATGAGTTCCTCCCTTCAGTTATGACTTGCGTCAACTACCTGAAGCTGCCTGACTACTCCAGCATTGAGATTATGCGGGAGAAACTGTTAATGGCAGCTCGCGAGGGCCAACAGTCGTTCCACCTCTCCTGA